One window from the genome of Streptomyces cadmiisoli encodes:
- a CDS encoding ATP-binding SpoIIE family protein phosphatase, producing the protein MRTGEPLPAVEDVLTSLATGVWHWDSVAKQITVDAEAGRLLGLPAEPGTYPPAVVRARFHPVDWDEVDGIMQLSVAQDTLGEFRLRVLDGDGRIVRTVRSRSRSTFDPVRQVYDMIGTLQEVTEPSPGAAARTPVTGDRRRSREAFLLDAGRALAEARSTAEVLRVAAGLSMPGFSPDGLAVFGVEADRLTVIGHHGQQPGDEEPFTYMPLETDYPAAEVVRTGRAVYLSAPEQYRSRYPLTWPLAEHFGRKSWAFLPLTFAGRTMGAWMAAFAYPVAFTPDERSVLTTVARMLAQALSRAGAAESERELTDGLQRSMLPTLGPRIPGMSVAARYIPTGGGLQVGGDWYDMIPLPGGTSRSEPGEGRFALVIGDVQGHDVRAAGLMGQLRIALRAYASEGHRPDAVLSRASRFLHGVSAADDDPTDLRFATCLYVEADPVTGVLDIARAGHPDPAIRMADGTVLKRPTAGGLPLGIDPDADYPTSRIVLEPGETMMLCTDGLIETGGHDLDTGWLRIRSILERQDGDLEQLADALVQAVHGPSSHHTTGPLADRREDDIALLLLCRQGDGRGDGAVPARPAGRRTMLTVAQAEPERVAVARQQLREFLHDWTSPEQVDTAVLLLSELLTNVLVHTDADALLVAEIIGEPDGGRRIRVEVTDAGDDLPHRRRPGELASSGRGLLLIELLAQAWGVYPRGEGKSIWFELHQPGRTTG; encoded by the coding sequence ATGCGCACTGGTGAGCCCCTGCCCGCCGTGGAGGACGTTCTGACGTCCCTCGCGACCGGCGTGTGGCACTGGGACAGTGTGGCCAAGCAGATCACCGTGGACGCCGAGGCGGGCCGACTGCTGGGCCTGCCCGCGGAGCCGGGCACCTACCCCCCGGCCGTCGTGCGCGCCCGTTTCCACCCCGTCGACTGGGACGAGGTCGACGGCATCATGCAGCTCTCCGTCGCGCAGGACACCCTCGGCGAGTTCCGGCTGCGTGTCTTGGACGGAGACGGCCGGATCGTGCGCACCGTGCGCAGCCGCTCCCGTTCGACGTTCGACCCCGTCCGCCAGGTGTACGACATGATCGGCACCCTCCAGGAGGTCACCGAGCCCTCGCCGGGAGCCGCCGCGCGCACCCCGGTCACCGGTGACCGGCGGCGCTCCCGGGAGGCGTTCCTGCTGGACGCGGGCCGGGCGCTGGCCGAGGCCCGCTCCACGGCGGAGGTGCTGCGGGTCGCGGCCGGTCTGTCGATGCCGGGGTTCTCACCGGACGGGCTCGCGGTGTTCGGCGTGGAGGCCGACCGGCTGACGGTCATCGGCCACCACGGGCAGCAGCCCGGCGACGAGGAGCCCTTCACCTACATGCCGCTGGAGACGGACTACCCGGCGGCGGAGGTGGTGCGCACCGGCCGGGCGGTGTATCTGTCCGCGCCCGAGCAGTACAGGTCCCGCTATCCGCTCACCTGGCCGCTCGCCGAGCACTTCGGCCGGAAGTCCTGGGCGTTTCTGCCGCTGACCTTCGCCGGGCGCACGATGGGCGCCTGGATGGCGGCCTTCGCCTACCCGGTGGCGTTCACCCCGGACGAGCGGTCCGTGCTGACCACGGTGGCCCGGATGCTCGCCCAGGCCCTGAGCCGGGCCGGCGCCGCCGAGTCGGAGCGGGAGCTGACGGACGGCCTCCAGCGCTCCATGCTGCCCACCCTGGGCCCCCGGATCCCCGGTATGAGCGTCGCCGCCCGCTACATCCCCACCGGCGGCGGCCTCCAGGTCGGCGGCGACTGGTACGACATGATCCCGCTGCCCGGCGGCACATCCCGGTCCGAGCCCGGGGAAGGCCGGTTCGCGCTGGTCATCGGGGACGTCCAGGGGCACGACGTACGGGCGGCCGGGCTGATGGGCCAGCTGCGGATCGCTCTGCGGGCGTACGCCTCCGAGGGCCACCGGCCCGACGCCGTGCTCTCCCGGGCCTCCCGTTTCCTGCACGGCGTCTCCGCCGCCGACGACGACCCCACGGACCTGCGCTTCGCGACCTGTCTGTACGTCGAGGCGGACCCCGTGACCGGTGTCCTCGACATCGCGCGGGCCGGGCACCCCGACCCGGCGATCCGGATGGCGGACGGCACGGTGCTCAAGCGTCCGACGGCGGGCGGCCTGCCCCTCGGCATCGACCCGGACGCCGACTACCCGACCTCGCGGATCGTCCTCGAACCGGGCGAGACGATGATGCTCTGCACGGACGGCCTGATCGAGACCGGCGGGCACGACCTGGACACCGGCTGGCTGCGCATCCGGTCGATCCTGGAGCGGCAGGACGGCGACCTGGAGCAGCTCGCCGACGCGCTGGTCCAGGCGGTGCACGGGCCGTCCTCCCACCACACCACCGGCCCGCTCGCCGACCGGCGCGAGGACGACATCGCCCTCCTGCTGCTGTGCCGGCAGGGCGACGGGCGGGGCGACGGGGCCGTGCCGGCGCGGCCGGCCGGGCGCCGCACGATGCTCACGGTCGCCCAGGCCGAGCCGGAGCGCGTCGCCGTGGCCCGGCAGCAGCTGCGCGAGTTCCTGCACGACTGGACCTCGCCGGAGCAGGTCGACACCGCGGTGCTGCTGCTCTCGGAGCTGCTCACCAACGTGCTGGTGCACACGGACGCCGACGCGCTGCTGGTCGCGGAGATCATCGGGGAGCCGGACGGCGGGCGGCGGATACGGGTGGAGGTCACCGACGCCGGTGACGATCTGCCGCACCGGCGCAGGCCGGGGGAGCTGGCCTCGTCCGGCCGGGGGCTGCTGCTGATCGAGCTGCTGGCCCAGGCCTGGGGGGTGTATCCGCGCGGCGAGGGCAAGAGCATCTGGTTCGAGCTCCACCAGCCGGGACGGACGACCGGCTGA
- a CDS encoding AI-2E family transporter, whose translation MQLLPEPVRRIAQWCAAILLVAGVGYVGILLCGALRTAVVPVLLALLGTALLGPLHRRLVDARVNRSVAAALTCVAVVAVVGGAVYIVVAALIDSGDQIVASLRRAARGLTEHFGAAGTSLDDILSNGRELLAKFGGTAASGVISGVSVVGETIAVAVLALLLVFFFLRDSDRAAGTLRALAPHGRADTLEAMARRAYRAVEGFMRGTTFIAFIDAVCITVGLLVLRVPGAAGLGALVFVGAYIPYLGAFLSGAVAVLVALADRGFVIALWVLGVVLAVQVLEGHVLQPMIQSRTVQMHPAAVMLTITAGASVAGILGMLLAVPLTAAAFGVAHELRTGGATGPPKA comes from the coding sequence GTGCAGCTGCTTCCCGAACCCGTCCGCAGGATCGCCCAGTGGTGCGCCGCCATCCTGCTCGTCGCCGGGGTCGGCTACGTCGGGATCCTGCTGTGCGGCGCGCTGCGGACGGCCGTGGTGCCGGTGCTGCTGGCCCTGCTCGGCACCGCGCTGCTCGGGCCCCTCCACCGGCGGCTGGTCGACGCGCGCGTCAACCGGTCGGTCGCGGCGGCACTCACCTGCGTGGCCGTGGTGGCGGTGGTCGGCGGGGCCGTGTACATCGTCGTCGCCGCGCTCATCGACAGCGGCGACCAGATCGTGGCCTCGCTCAGACGGGCCGCCCGCGGACTCACGGAGCACTTCGGGGCCGCCGGGACCTCCCTGGACGACATCCTGTCCAACGGCCGCGAGCTGCTGGCCAAGTTCGGCGGAACGGCGGCGTCGGGCGTCATCAGCGGGGTCAGCGTCGTCGGCGAGACGATCGCCGTCGCGGTCCTCGCGCTGCTGCTGGTCTTCTTCTTCCTGCGGGACTCCGACCGGGCCGCCGGCACCCTGCGCGCGCTCGCCCCGCACGGGCGAGCCGACACCCTGGAGGCCATGGCACGGCGCGCCTACCGGGCCGTCGAAGGGTTCATGCGCGGGACCACCTTCATCGCGTTCATCGACGCCGTCTGCATCACCGTCGGGCTGCTGGTGCTCAGAGTGCCGGGTGCCGCGGGGCTCGGCGCACTGGTCTTCGTCGGCGCCTACATCCCCTACCTCGGCGCCTTCCTCTCCGGCGCGGTCGCGGTGCTGGTCGCGCTCGCCGACCGGGGGTTCGTCATCGCGCTGTGGGTGCTCGGGGTGGTGCTCGCCGTGCAGGTGCTGGAGGGGCATGTGCTCCAGCCGATGATCCAGAGCCGGACGGTGCAGATGCATCCCGCGGCCGTGATGCTGACCATCACCGCCGGGGCGTCCGTCGCGGGCATCCTCGGCATGCTGCTCGCGGTGCCGCTGACCGCCGCCGCCTTCGGGGTGGCGCACGAACTGCGCACCGGCGGCGCGACCGGTCCGCCGAAGGCCTGA
- a CDS encoding pirin family protein: protein MPAVTVENPLTLPRVAAPADAVARPVLAVTTAPSGFEGEGFPVRRAFAGINYRHLDPFIMMDQMGEVDYAPGEPKGTPWHPHRGFETVTYIIDGIFDHQDSHGGGGTITNGDTQWMTAGSGLLHIEAPPEHLVMSGGLFHGLQLWVNLPAKDKMMPPKYQDIRGGSVQLLTSPDGGALIRVIAGELDGHEGPGATHTPITMIHATLAPGAEITLPWREDFNGLAYVLAGRGAVGTDRRPVHKGQTAVFGAGGSLTVRADEQQDSNTPDLEVVLLGGKPIREPMAHYGPFVMNTREELQQAFEDFQKGRLGTVPAVHGMSGDGPQD, encoded by the coding sequence ATGCCTGCAGTGACCGTCGAGAACCCGCTCACGCTGCCCCGCGTGGCCGCACCCGCCGACGCCGTGGCACGCCCCGTGCTGGCCGTCACCACCGCGCCGAGCGGTTTCGAGGGTGAGGGCTTCCCGGTGCGCCGAGCGTTCGCCGGGATCAACTACCGCCATCTCGACCCGTTCATCATGATGGACCAGATGGGAGAGGTGGACTACGCGCCGGGAGAGCCCAAGGGCACCCCCTGGCACCCGCACCGCGGCTTCGAGACCGTCACCTACATCATCGACGGCATCTTCGACCACCAGGACTCCCACGGCGGTGGCGGCACCATCACCAACGGTGACACCCAGTGGATGACCGCGGGCTCCGGACTGCTGCACATCGAGGCCCCGCCGGAGCACCTGGTCATGTCCGGCGGCCTCTTCCACGGCCTCCAGCTGTGGGTGAACCTCCCGGCCAAGGACAAGATGATGCCGCCCAAGTACCAGGACATCCGCGGCGGCAGCGTCCAACTGCTCACCTCCCCCGACGGCGGCGCGCTGATCCGCGTCATCGCCGGTGAGCTCGACGGTCACGAGGGCCCCGGCGCCACGCACACCCCGATCACGATGATCCACGCGACGCTGGCGCCCGGCGCGGAGATCACCCTGCCGTGGCGTGAGGACTTCAACGGCCTCGCCTACGTCCTCGCGGGCCGCGGCGCGGTCGGCACCGACCGCCGTCCGGTTCACAAGGGCCAGACCGCCGTCTTCGGCGCCGGCGGCTCGCTGACCGTCCGCGCGGACGAGCAGCAGGACTCCAACACGCCGGACCTGGAGGTCGTCCTCCTCGGCGGCAAGCCGATCCGCGAGCCGATGGCGCACTACGGGCCGTTCGTGATGAACACCCGCGAGGAGCTTCAGCAGGCCTTCGAGGACTTCCAGAAGGGCCGCCTCGGCACCGTCCCGGCCGTGCACGGCATGTCGGGCGACGGTCCGCAGGACTGA
- a CDS encoding YncE family protein yields MRSTSAATALAVLFSSAALTALSAGSASAAAATVTTPGGIAVDGAQQRVFVGDASAGAIVAADYSGTVVDRVTGIGAVSDLALSDDGSTLYAAAPDRHEIVALDPATLDIKQRHPVATDTGPRYVAFAGGKAWFSYGDQWDGDLGSVDPAVDPSSGADPVALGQYPGKVWGQVLLDTDPNSPGLLAVGETGLSTSAMAVLDVSGGTAQEVAWHHGDYSLNDGIRDIDLVPGAAQVLVNGHDRDAYANGGFTKAGSYPSGQFADVAANGLVAQVNGGKVAVYRPDAGAPLRTYTTSSSYGAGDLAWSPDSARVFVLAGTGGGYTLKALTEPTMNVPTLSVNAPSTATRAKKLTVTGWITATVPLPSGVKLAVTRTDLESPSGKALPAVTVKSDGTYSFTDTPPAGGTVTYKVSYAGDAEHTAVSASDKVTVSRASTSLSLNNNGKVYNYGTDAKFTAHLGTTYKNRSVEIWANPYGGDRPDKRIKVGRVDSKGNISAWVDMTRDTVVTAVFKGDARYKPKTVKSTGYARVKVSTAVSRHYKTGKIGSTTYYWFRKNTDPLLTTTMTYYPGRQQRFDLQVYYDGRWYSGDSQYFPLGTNGKSAVSLGAPGESGIRARMRSVYVNGSSGDNVNSTTYGSWKYLYFSN; encoded by the coding sequence ATGCGCAGCACCTCGGCCGCGACGGCACTCGCGGTCCTGTTCAGCTCGGCGGCGCTGACCGCCCTGTCGGCCGGCTCCGCGTCGGCGGCCGCCGCGACGGTCACCACACCCGGCGGGATCGCCGTGGACGGCGCCCAGCAGCGGGTCTTCGTCGGCGACGCCTCGGCCGGAGCGATCGTGGCGGCCGACTACTCCGGCACCGTCGTCGACCGGGTGACCGGCATCGGCGCGGTCTCCGACCTGGCGCTCTCGGACGACGGCAGCACCCTGTACGCCGCGGCACCCGACCGGCACGAGATCGTGGCCCTCGATCCGGCCACCCTCGACATCAAGCAGCGCCACCCGGTCGCCACCGACACCGGACCGCGGTACGTCGCCTTCGCCGGCGGCAAGGCCTGGTTCTCCTACGGCGACCAGTGGGACGGCGACCTCGGTTCGGTCGACCCGGCGGTGGACCCGTCGAGCGGGGCCGACCCGGTGGCGCTCGGCCAGTACCCGGGCAAGGTCTGGGGCCAGGTGCTGCTCGACACCGACCCGAACAGCCCCGGGCTGCTGGCGGTCGGGGAGACCGGGCTGTCCACGAGCGCGATGGCCGTCCTGGACGTGTCCGGCGGCACCGCGCAGGAGGTCGCCTGGCACCACGGCGACTACTCGCTCAACGACGGCATCCGGGACATCGACCTGGTGCCCGGCGCCGCCCAGGTGCTGGTCAACGGCCACGACCGGGACGCGTACGCGAACGGCGGGTTCACGAAGGCCGGGTCCTACCCGTCCGGGCAGTTTGCCGACGTCGCCGCGAACGGGCTGGTCGCCCAGGTCAACGGCGGCAAGGTCGCGGTGTACCGGCCCGACGCCGGAGCGCCGCTGCGCACCTACACCACCAGCAGCAGCTACGGCGCGGGCGACCTGGCGTGGTCGCCGGACTCCGCGCGGGTCTTCGTCCTGGCCGGTACCGGCGGGGGCTACACCCTCAAGGCGCTCACCGAGCCGACGATGAACGTGCCGACGCTCTCGGTGAACGCCCCGTCCACGGCCACCCGCGCCAAGAAGCTCACCGTCACCGGCTGGATCACGGCGACGGTGCCGCTGCCGAGCGGGGTGAAGCTGGCGGTCACCCGTACCGACCTGGAGAGCCCGAGCGGCAAGGCGCTCCCCGCCGTCACGGTGAAGTCGGACGGCACGTACTCCTTCACGGACACCCCGCCGGCCGGCGGCACGGTCACCTACAAGGTCTCCTACGCGGGCGACGCGGAGCACACCGCGGTCAGCGCCTCCGACAAGGTGACGGTCTCCCGCGCCTCGACCTCGCTGAGCCTGAACAACAACGGCAAGGTGTACAACTACGGCACCGACGCCAAGTTCACCGCCCACCTCGGGACGACCTACAAGAACCGCTCCGTCGAGATCTGGGCGAACCCGTACGGCGGCGACCGGCCCGACAAGCGGATCAAGGTCGGGCGGGTCGACTCCAAGGGCAACATCTCCGCCTGGGTCGACATGACCCGGGACACCGTCGTCACCGCGGTCTTCAAGGGCGACGCCCGGTACAAGCCGAAGACGGTGAAGTCCACGGGCTACGCCCGGGTCAAGGTCTCCACCGCCGTCTCGCGGCACTACAAGACCGGCAAGATCGGCTCGACGACGTACTACTGGTTCCGCAAGAACACCGACCCGCTGCTCACCACGACGATGACCTACTACCCGGGTCGTCAGCAGCGCTTCGACCTCCAGGTCTACTACGACGGCCGGTGGTACTCCGGGGACTCGCAGTACTTCCCGCTCGGAACCAACGGCAAGTCGGCCGTGAGCCTCGGGGCGCCCGGCGAGTCGGGCATCCGGGCGCGGATGCGGTCGGTGTACGTGAACGGTTCGTCCGGTGACAACGTGAACTCCACGACGTACGGCTCGTGGAAGTACCTCTACTTCAGCAATTAA
- a CDS encoding SseB family protein: MYGYGQPMDGGAAQQQYAQPQQPGGVGGYGQQPPLYPEPSPPSLADAVRAFTTGQMAAEDFQQVFATSKVYCPRGDNPGFLALHNTQQPVIPMFTSLKELRRYAGKESKYFVITGAEVIDLLPTGYGFVVDMEGEHRMVFDAKAVEEMVDFAMRRMYG, translated from the coding sequence ATGTACGGATACGGCCAGCCCATGGACGGCGGCGCTGCGCAGCAGCAGTACGCCCAGCCGCAGCAGCCCGGCGGTGTCGGCGGTTATGGCCAGCAGCCGCCGCTGTACCCGGAGCCGTCCCCGCCGTCGCTCGCGGACGCGGTGCGCGCCTTCACCACCGGACAGATGGCCGCCGAGGACTTCCAGCAGGTCTTCGCGACGTCGAAGGTGTACTGCCCGCGCGGCGACAATCCCGGCTTCCTCGCCCTGCACAACACCCAGCAGCCGGTGATCCCGATGTTCACCTCGCTCAAGGAACTGCGCCGGTACGCGGGCAAGGAGTCCAAGTACTTCGTGATCACCGGCGCCGAGGTGATCGACCTGCTGCCCACCGGGTACGGCTTCGTCGTCGACATGGAGGGCGAGCACCGCATGGTCTTCGACGCGAAGGCCGTGGAGGAGATGGTCGACTTCGCGATGCGCAGGATGTACGGCTGA